Proteins from one Malaya genurostris strain Urasoe2022 chromosome 2, Malgen_1.1, whole genome shotgun sequence genomic window:
- the LOC131429003 gene encoding uncharacterized protein LOC131429003, protein MSPFDPAGLLCFFWIHGKILIQDLWRAKTEWDQPIPEKLRENWERWTSRFRYLEQIKISRCYFPRHSVKDIQSLQLHIYVDASEEAYACVAYFRAIFPDGIRVALVGGKSKVAPLKATSIPRLELMAAVIGVRLMKTILVGHSLIIEKTTLWSDSRTVLAWINSDHRRYRQFVACRVGEILCKTNADQWRWIATKKNVADDATKWGKGPCFSSNNRWFRGPGDLYLPEEQWSVGVHTFNETTEEELRSCLVHQDAIIPQLLQWERFSSMTHLCRSVAYVYRYLLNLRRTVKREARLIGPLSQEELVKAERAIFRLVQLELYPDEVSALTLDREKQPGYQVRLDKTSKIRKLSPYMDEARVIRSDSRISAATVASFDTKFPIVLPKEHPVTHMIVEWYHQRYLHANGETVVNEVRQRFHIPQLRSLVRKVAKECIMCKIRKPTLETPRMAPLPDSRLQAFVRPFSYVGVDYFGPISIRVNRSTTKRWVALFTCMTTRAVHLEVAHTLSTESCKMAVRRFIGRRGAPVEIRSDRGTNFVGLSNELKQQITLIDGQLAETFTNANTKWVFNPPGAPHMGGTWERLVRSVKTALAAMGSNRAPNEETLMTVLVEAESLVNSRPLTYIPLETEQQEALTPNHFLLLNSSGVVQAPKTQIEPKQVCRSDWNLCRAMVDQFWRRWIREYLPTIARRTKWFEDVKPIEVGDLVFIVDEKFRSGWVRGRVAKINKGRDGRVRDAVVQTAGGIVHRPVVKLARLDVSGGKAGSEEALTSLTGRGNVAAYCTKPLRTV, encoded by the coding sequence ATGAGTCCGTTCGACCCAGCCGGCTTGCTATGTTTCTTCTGGATACATGGAAAGATATTGATTCAAGATCTGTGGAGGGCCAAGACCGAATGGGACCAACCAATTCCTGAAAAGCTTCGTGAGAACTGGGAACGGTGGACGAGTAGGTTTCGGTATCTGGAACAAATAAAGATCTCTCGGTGTTACTTCCCTCGACATTCGGTAAAAGATATCCAGTCGCTGCAGCTACATATCTATGTTGACGCTAGTGAAGAAGCATATGCATGTGTCGCATACTTCAGAGCCATATTTCCAGACGGAATTCGTGTAGCGTTGGTCGGAGGTAAATCTAAGGTTGCTCCACTCAAAGCAACTTCAATTCCGAGGTTGGAGCTGATGGCTGCAGTGATCGGAGTACGCCTGATGAAAACAATACTCGTAGGGCATTCGCTGATCATCGAGAAAACAACACTATGGAGTGACTCTAGAACAGTTCTGGCGTGGATAAATTCGGACCATCGGAGATACCGCCAATTCGTAGCATGTCGAGTAGGTGAAATTTTGTGTAAAACAAATGCGGATCAGTGGCGGTGGATTGCCACGAAAAAGAACGTAGCGGATGATGCAACTAAGTGGGGAAAAGGACCGTGCTTTTCTTCTAACAATCGGTGGTTTCGCGGCCCAGGCGATTTGTATTTACCCGAAGAACAATGGAGCGTAGGGGTTCATACGTTTAACGAAACTACGGAAGAGGAATTGAGATCGTGCTTGGTGCATCAGGATGCCATTATACCTCAGCTTCTACAATGGGAGCGGTTCTCTAGCATGACACACTTGTGCCGATCAGTAGCTTATGTGTACCGTTACTTGCTAAATCTGCGACGAACTGTAAAAAGGGAGGCTCGACTAATAGGTCCGCTATCCCAGGAGGAGCTTGTTAAAGCTGAGAGAGCTATCTTTCGTTTGGTACAACTTGAACTGTATCCTGATGAAGTTTCTGCGCTGACATTAGATCGGGAAAAACAACCGGGATATCAAGTGCGATTAGACAAAACCAGCAAGATCCGGAAATTGTCTCCGTACATGGATGAGGCTAGAGTTATCCGTTCGGACAGCAGGATTTCTGCAGCAACCGTTGCCTCGTTCGATACTAAGTTTCCTATCGTACTACCTAAGGAGCATCCTGTAACGCACATGATAGTCGAATGGTATCATCAACGATACCTACACGCTAATGGCGAAACTGTCGTGAATGAGGTGAGGCAGCGTTTCCATATACCACAGCTACGTTCGCTCGTGCGCAAAGTGGCAAAAGAGTGCATAATGTGTAAGATAAGAAAACCTACACTAGAAACGCCTCGGATGGCCCCGTTGCCTGATTCTAGACTACAAGCTTTCGTACGACCCTTTTCGTATGTGGGCGTGGACTATTTCGGACCAATCTCTATACGTGTAAATCGAAGTACTACCAAACGTTGGGTGGCATTATTCACTTGTATGACCACCCGAGCCGTTCACCTCGAGGTCGCACACACACTTTCAACGGAATCATGCAAGATGGCGGTAAGACGATTCATCGGACGTAGAGGTGCTCCAGTGGAAATCCGCAGCGACAGAGGTACAAACTTTGTTGGTCTGAGCAACGAACTAAAACAACAGATAACCCTAATTGACGGACAACTCGCGGAGACCTTCACGAACGCAAATACAAAGTGGGTATTCAACCCACCTGGAGCGCCTCACATGGGTGGAACATGGGAGCGCCTGGTGCGATCCGTGAAAACTGCACTCGCTGCAATGGGCAGTAACAGAGCACCTAACGAAGAGACGCTTATGACGGTATTAGTGGAGGCGGAAAGCCTGGTGAATTCCAGACCATTGACATATATCCCTTTAGAGACCGAACAACAAGAGGCATTGACTCCAAACCACTTTCTTCTTCTGAACTCTAGCGGAGTGGTACAAGCTCCGAAAACTCAGATCGAGCCAAAGCAAGTTTGCAGGAGTGACTGGAATCTATGTCGAGCTATGGTGGATCAATTCTGGAGGCGTTGGATACGAGAATACCTACCTACAATCGCTCGTCGAACCAAATGGTTTGAAGACGTAAAACCGATCGAAGTCGGGGACTTGGTCTTTATTGTTGACGAAAAATTCCGTAGTGGATGGGTAAGAGGTCGTGTAGCGAAGATTAATAAAGGCCGGGATGGAAGAGTTCGCGATGCGGTGGTACAAACGGCAGGTGGAATAGTACATCGACCGGTTGTAAAATTAGCTCGATTGGACGTCAGTGGAGGTAAAGCCGGTTCAGAAGAAGCTCTAACCAGCCTTACGGGTCGGGGAAATGTTGCGGCGTACTGTACCAAACCCTTACGTACGGTGTAA